A window of Candidatus Palauibacter soopunensis contains these coding sequences:
- a CDS encoding MGMT family protein, whose product MASDLHERICNVVARIPAGRVATYGQVAQLAGLGGQARLVGYALYASDRPLPWHRVINARGEISPRGDSYSEMIQYQLLANEGVEFDKWGRISLKRFRWNGEMPPPASPSPPS is encoded by the coding sequence ATGGCTTCGGACCTCCACGAGCGCATCTGCAACGTCGTCGCCCGGATTCCCGCCGGTCGCGTCGCCACCTACGGGCAGGTCGCGCAGCTCGCCGGACTCGGCGGACAGGCCCGTCTCGTGGGTTACGCGCTCTATGCCTCCGACCGGCCGCTGCCCTGGCACCGGGTGATCAACGCGCGCGGCGAGATCAGCCCCCGCGGCGACTCGTACTCCGAGATGATCCAGTACCAGTTGCTGGCCAACGAAGGGGTGGAATTCGACAAGTGGGGACGCATCTCGCTCAAGCGTTTCCGCTGGAACGGGGAGATGCCGCCCCCGGCCAGCCCCTCGCCTCCCTCCTGA
- a CDS encoding carboxylesterase family protein — protein sequence MRRDSRAHPVRTLARVLLVALAVGGFRAPLLAQQTRVETASGNVDGLLVDGIRSYKGIPFAAPPVGDRRWKPPQPVEAWGRRTLRAQSFGPECMQTPYGAGSFFGGPPAPTAEDCLYLNVWTGAADASERRPVMVWIHGGALTRGSGSTGIYDGTALAEKGAVVVTINYRLGPFGYLSHPLLTAESEHRSSGNYGVLDQVAALEWVRDNIASFGGDPDRVTIFGESAGSWSVNTLMATPLAAGLFHRAIGQSGGRFGPMMRLSEAPEGGRSAEEIGAAFFGALGAETLEDMRRLSAASVMAGLETPAGRGFRTAENVDGWVLPTDVTTAFAGGAHNNVPVLVGFNADEMTSLSSPRSVPETLDAWREWVAGRVGDDAESFDAAYPVKEEGEIFDAFMRSRGDALFGIQMRTWARASEAAGADAWLYYFTHEPPGPAKDYLKSYHAAEIVYAFGNVGPGEREAVDRRLAETMSSYWVNFAANGDPNGPGLPPWPAYTRDSEAHLVLGPTVEAGSELRTAQLDFWERRLRAGTP from the coding sequence ATGCGTCGTGACTCTCGCGCTCATCCGGTTCGCACTTTGGCCCGCGTCCTGCTCGTCGCCCTGGCCGTCGGTGGCTTCAGGGCGCCGCTGCTCGCGCAGCAGACCCGCGTCGAGACCGCCAGCGGGAACGTCGACGGCCTCCTCGTCGACGGGATTCGCTCCTACAAGGGGATTCCCTTCGCGGCGCCGCCCGTGGGGGACCGGCGCTGGAAGCCGCCCCAGCCGGTCGAAGCGTGGGGGCGGCGGACGCTGCGCGCGCAGAGCTTCGGGCCGGAGTGCATGCAGACCCCCTACGGCGCGGGCTCGTTCTTCGGAGGTCCCCCCGCCCCGACGGCGGAGGATTGCCTGTACTTGAACGTCTGGACCGGAGCCGCCGACGCCTCGGAGCGGCGGCCGGTCATGGTCTGGATCCACGGGGGCGCGCTCACGCGGGGGTCCGGCTCCACCGGCATCTACGACGGGACGGCACTGGCGGAGAAGGGCGCGGTCGTGGTCACGATCAACTACCGGCTCGGACCGTTCGGCTACCTCTCGCACCCGCTCCTCACGGCCGAATCCGAACACAGATCGTCCGGCAACTACGGGGTCCTCGACCAGGTCGCCGCGCTCGAGTGGGTGCGCGACAACATCGCGAGCTTCGGCGGCGACCCGGACCGCGTGACGATTTTCGGCGAGTCGGCCGGCTCGTGGAGCGTGAACACGCTGATGGCGACGCCGCTGGCGGCGGGACTCTTCCACCGCGCCATCGGGCAGAGCGGGGGGCGGTTCGGGCCCATGATGCGCCTTTCGGAGGCGCCGGAGGGCGGACGCTCCGCGGAGGAGATCGGCGCGGCGTTCTTCGGGGCGCTCGGGGCGGAGACGCTGGAGGACATGCGGCGGCTCTCCGCCGCGAGCGTGATGGCGGGGCTCGAGACGCCGGCCGGGCGCGGCTTCAGGACGGCGGAGAACGTGGACGGCTGGGTGCTGCCGACGGACGTGACGACGGCGTTCGCCGGGGGCGCACACAACAACGTCCCGGTGCTCGTCGGGTTCAACGCCGATGAGATGACCTCCCTCTCGTCCCCGAGATCCGTGCCGGAGACGCTCGACGCGTGGCGCGAGTGGGTCGCGGGCCGTGTCGGCGACGATGCGGAGAGCTTCGACGCCGCCTACCCCGTGAAGGAGGAGGGCGAGATCTTCGACGCCTTCATGCGAAGCCGGGGCGACGCCCTGTTCGGCATCCAGATGCGGACGTGGGCGCGGGCGTCGGAAGCCGCCGGCGCGGATGCGTGGCTCTACTACTTCACGCACGAGCCGCCGGGGCCCGCGAAGGACTATCTCAAGTCGTACCACGCGGCCGAGATCGTGTACGCCTTCGGCAACGTCGGTCCAGGCGAACGGGAAGCGGTGGACCGCCGGTTGGCGGAGACGATGTCCTCCTACTGGGTCAACTTCGCCGCGAACGGCGATCCGAACGGTCCCGGGCTGCCGCCGTGGCCGGCCTACACGCGCGACTCCGAGGCCCATCTCGTGCTGGGGCCGACGGTCGAGGCGGGAAGCGAACTCCGCACGGCCCAACTCGACTTCTGGGAGCGGCGCCTGCGCGCCGGCACGCCGTGA
- a CDS encoding CocE/NonD family hydrolase: MPESPREVRLLHGVRGRMRDGVRLSADVYLPASGGPFPTILTRTPYESGRDVFIDNGVWWAERGYAFVVQDCRGRFQSEGVFHAYLPEIEDGHDTLEWVAGQAWCDGKIGMWGRSYGGLTQWLSAPLGSPHLTCMASHVICDDHFGDCHYLGGAFQLLLSLAAAVIWETNLAIVTGPQAARLFQNPKFWAHLPLIEMDERAIGRKIPYWREWLEHPTRDEYWRRLRVTDQYDRVTAPVFQQGGWYDAYPGSLLRIHEGMSGAATPRARTQSRSLLGPWSHEVPETRTVGDLDFGPDAWVDVREEERRWFDWQLRGVDDGIGEDPPLRWFTTGANRWREGAEWPPPGTEEVPWYLHSRGRANRGDDARLDPEPPGDEPPDRFEYDPRDPAPSLGGNLSSRLITTHAETPMRGGPVEQAPLERRPDVLVYTSRVLEDDLEVTGPVEVVLYAESSARDTDFVARVTDVDPAGGSFVFTEGILRARYRGGLDRTELLEPNEATEFRIRLYPMSHVFRAGHRIRLQITSSCFPRFSRNLNTGEDVGTGTRMRTARNTVLHTAAYPSCVRLPVAAAAPG; this comes from the coding sequence GTGCCCGAATCCCCGCGGGAGGTGCGGCTGCTGCATGGGGTGCGGGGGCGGATGCGGGACGGGGTGCGGCTTTCGGCGGATGTCTATCTGCCCGCTTCCGGAGGTCCCTTCCCCACCATCCTGACCCGGACGCCGTACGAAAGCGGCCGGGACGTGTTCATCGACAACGGCGTCTGGTGGGCCGAGCGCGGGTACGCGTTCGTGGTCCAGGACTGTCGCGGCCGGTTCCAGTCCGAGGGCGTGTTCCACGCGTATCTCCCCGAGATCGAGGACGGGCACGACACGCTGGAGTGGGTGGCGGGGCAGGCGTGGTGCGACGGGAAGATCGGGATGTGGGGGCGCAGCTACGGCGGGCTCACGCAGTGGCTCAGCGCGCCGCTCGGCAGCCCGCACCTCACCTGCATGGCGTCGCACGTGATCTGCGACGACCACTTCGGCGACTGTCACTACCTGGGCGGGGCTTTCCAGTTGCTCCTCTCGCTCGCAGCGGCCGTGATCTGGGAGACGAACCTCGCCATCGTGACCGGCCCGCAGGCCGCGCGCCTGTTTCAGAACCCGAAGTTCTGGGCCCATCTGCCGCTCATCGAGATGGACGAGCGCGCGATCGGACGGAAGATCCCCTACTGGCGGGAGTGGCTGGAACACCCGACGCGGGACGAGTACTGGCGGCGCCTCAGGGTCACGGACCAATACGACCGCGTCACGGCGCCGGTGTTTCAGCAGGGCGGGTGGTACGACGCGTATCCGGGGTCCCTGCTTCGCATCCACGAGGGGATGTCGGGGGCGGCGACCCCGCGCGCCCGCACGCAGAGCCGGAGCCTGCTCGGGCCCTGGTCGCACGAGGTCCCGGAGACGAGGACGGTCGGGGACCTCGACTTCGGCCCGGACGCCTGGGTGGATGTGCGGGAGGAGGAGCGGCGCTGGTTCGACTGGCAGCTTCGCGGCGTGGACGACGGGATCGGCGAAGACCCGCCGCTGCGCTGGTTCACGACGGGCGCCAACCGGTGGCGGGAGGGCGCGGAGTGGCCGCCGCCGGGGACGGAGGAAGTGCCCTGGTATCTGCACAGCCGCGGGCGCGCGAACCGGGGCGACGACGCCCGGCTCGATCCGGAGCCTCCCGGGGACGAGCCGCCGGACCGCTTCGAGTACGATCCGCGCGATCCGGCGCCCTCACTCGGGGGCAATCTCTCTTCCCGGCTGATCACGACCCACGCCGAGACGCCGATGCGGGGCGGCCCCGTCGAGCAGGCGCCGCTCGAGCGGCGGCCCGACGTGCTCGTCTACACCTCGCGGGTTCTGGAGGACGATCTCGAGGTCACGGGGCCGGTCGAGGTCGTGCTCTACGCTGAATCTTCGGCGCGCGACACGGACTTCGTGGCGCGGGTGACGGACGTCGATCCGGCGGGAGGATCATTCGTATTCACAGAGGGGATCCTGCGCGCGCGATATCGAGGGGGGTTGGACCGGACGGAGCTTCTGGAGCCGAACGAAGCCACCGAGTTCCGGATCCGGCTCTATCCGATGAGCCACGTGTTCCGGGCCGGCCACCGGATCAGGCTTCAGATCACGAGCAGTTGCTTCCCCCGCTTCAGCCGCAACCTCAACACGGGGGAGGACGTGGGGACGGGCACGCGCATGCGGACGGCGCGGAACACGGTCCTGCACACCGCCGCATATCCTTCGTGCGTGCGGCTTCCCGTCGCGGCGGCGGCGCCCGGCTGA
- a CDS encoding PLP-dependent transferase: MRIETLAVKTGMDPDATSRAIAPPITLSTTFERGEDGSYPGGFDYSRSGNPNRALLEAALAALEGGPEAVAFPSGMAATFAVIFSLAPGDHVVAADDAYYGTGVLLRDSFAERGIEASFVDMTDLDAVRAAMRPNTRLVWMETPSNPLIRISDIEALAGIAREGGAISCCDNTWATPLLQRPLDFGVDLVMHSTTKYFGGHSDVTGGAVIVREPGGTLDALRKIQKDGGLVPSPFDAWLTRRGLESLAARMALHCANAMELARFLDAHPRVERVHYPGLENDAGHALAARQMSGFGGMLSFDVAGGQEEAFAVAAHVKVIARATSLGGTHSLIEHRASVEGPTTRAPENLLRMSVGLEHIDDLKEDLDRALSAAS; the protein is encoded by the coding sequence ATGCGAATCGAAACGCTGGCGGTGAAGACGGGCATGGACCCGGACGCGACGAGTCGGGCGATCGCGCCCCCGATCACGCTCTCGACCACCTTCGAGCGCGGGGAGGACGGGTCGTACCCCGGCGGGTTCGACTACTCCCGCAGCGGGAATCCGAACCGGGCCTTGCTGGAGGCGGCGCTCGCCGCGCTGGAGGGCGGGCCGGAAGCCGTCGCGTTCCCCTCGGGGATGGCGGCGACGTTCGCCGTCATCTTCTCGCTCGCGCCGGGGGATCACGTCGTCGCCGCGGACGACGCGTACTACGGGACCGGCGTTCTCCTGCGGGACTCGTTCGCCGAGCGCGGCATCGAGGCGAGCTTCGTCGACATGACCGACCTCGACGCCGTCCGCGCCGCCATGCGGCCGAACACCCGCCTCGTGTGGATGGAGACGCCGTCGAACCCGCTCATCCGCATCTCCGACATCGAGGCGCTCGCCGGCATCGCCCGGGAGGGCGGGGCGATCTCGTGCTGCGACAACACGTGGGCGACGCCGCTCCTGCAGCGGCCGCTGGATTTCGGCGTGGATCTCGTCATGCACTCCACGACCAAGTACTTCGGCGGCCACAGCGACGTGACCGGCGGCGCGGTCATCGTGCGCGAGCCGGGCGGGACGCTCGATGCACTGCGGAAGATCCAGAAGGACGGCGGCCTCGTGCCGTCGCCCTTCGACGCCTGGCTCACGAGGCGCGGCCTGGAGTCGCTCGCCGCGCGCATGGCCCTGCACTGCGCCAACGCCATGGAGCTTGCCCGCTTCCTCGACGCCCACCCGCGCGTCGAGCGGGTCCACTATCCGGGCCTGGAGAACGATGCCGGGCACGCCCTCGCCGCGCGTCAGATGTCCGGCTTCGGCGGCATGCTGTCCTTCGACGTCGCGGGCGGCCAGGAAGAGGCGTTCGCGGTCGCGGCCCACGTGAAGGTCATCGCCCGCGCCACGAGTCTCGGGGGGACCCACTCCCTCATCGAGCACCGGGCGTCCGTCGAAGGTCCGACGACCCGAGCTCCGGAGAACCTGCTCCGCATGTCCGTCGGCCTCGAACACATCGACGATCTGAAGGAGGATCTGGACCGGGCCCTCTCCGCCGCCTCCTGA
- a CDS encoding sarcosine oxidase subunit delta produces MTFRLTCPVCGKRDVYEFTYGGPERGPRPAEAEPAADPDPAAGSDPGAAAEAHFRWAQFRMNRLEPHEEWWHHGAGCGVWFSTWRDPATNRETRPGGGDAGENEASGGDPS; encoded by the coding sequence GTGACGTTCCGGTTGACGTGCCCGGTGTGCGGGAAGCGCGACGTGTACGAGTTCACGTACGGGGGACCGGAGCGGGGGCCGAGGCCGGCGGAGGCGGAGCCCGCGGCCGACCCGGATCCGGCGGCCGGATCGGATCCCGGGGCCGCCGCCGAGGCGCACTTCCGGTGGGCGCAGTTCCGCATGAACCGCCTGGAGCCGCACGAGGAGTGGTGGCACCACGGGGCCGGCTGCGGCGTCTGGTTTTCGACCTGGCGCGACCCGGCCACGAACCGGGAGACGCGGCCCGGCGGCGGCGACGCGGGCGAGAATGAGGCGAGCGGGGGAGATCCGTCGTGA
- a CDS encoding CocE/NonD family hydrolase → MVVVTRYVAGGRVIFENSFERVNLGEWEPMDNSRPGRVFALAVALAACSGGGDAPATRVADGGSMPEGSAALDRFAQDPDDPSAAPEPTFEVRVETDLMVPMRDGVRLATDLYLPVESADRGDRLPVVMIRLPYDKASYRAGAISPARFFAGHGYAVVVQDVRGKYASEGDYLLSAADREDGYDAVEWASTQPWSNGKVGTFGCSYLGENQTQLMAQRHPAHAAAIPLAAGGAVGSAGGRYGYFGIFEGGAFGLSASFGWFRGNGRKRPGGEPPPQVEMFAALRELPTVDLMRKYGPPDRDTDWEEVMSTPLADEWWDGLGYLSDADRFDTPALHVNSWYDLGANETLQQWRMMQDNAVSDRGGAHQYAILSPTSHCMSERATENTVVGDVDFGDARLPYRSLYLAWFDHWLKGVDNGVTDIPRVHYYVMGRNEWASADTWPPPGAEMTRLYLRSEGNANTRLGDGVLSTEAPGEEPADRFVYDPADPVPSRGGSVCCTGNPDDQPGAFDQSDIEEREDVLVYTGDPVGDGGLEIAGPLEARLYVSSSAPDTDFTVKLLDVHPDGRAINIVEGIMRARYRDGYEEPAMMEEGQVYPVRVDLHSVAHRFAPGHRVRIEVSSSNFPRFDRNLNTGGNNYDETEWEVAENVIHHAGDRASHIVLPVMERDG, encoded by the coding sequence ATGGTGGTCGTCACTCGCTACGTGGCCGGGGGTCGTGTCATCTTCGAGAACAGTTTCGAACGCGTGAATCTTGGGGAGTGGGAACCGATGGACAATTCTCGGCCGGGCCGCGTCTTCGCATTGGCCGTAGCGCTCGCCGCCTGTTCCGGAGGCGGAGACGCGCCCGCGACGCGGGTCGCCGACGGCGGAAGCATGCCGGAAGGATCCGCCGCCCTCGACCGCTTCGCGCAGGACCCGGACGATCCCTCCGCGGCCCCCGAACCGACGTTCGAGGTGCGGGTCGAGACGGACCTCATGGTCCCGATGCGGGATGGGGTTCGCCTCGCGACGGACCTCTATCTGCCGGTCGAGTCCGCCGACCGCGGCGACCGCCTGCCCGTCGTCATGATCCGGCTGCCGTACGACAAGGCGTCCTATCGGGCCGGCGCGATCTCTCCGGCGCGGTTCTTCGCGGGACACGGATACGCCGTCGTCGTCCAGGACGTGCGCGGCAAGTACGCGTCGGAAGGGGACTATCTCCTGTCCGCGGCGGACCGCGAGGACGGTTACGACGCCGTCGAGTGGGCCTCGACCCAGCCCTGGTCGAACGGGAAGGTCGGAACCTTCGGCTGCTCCTACCTCGGGGAGAACCAGACGCAACTCATGGCGCAGCGCCACCCGGCGCACGCCGCCGCCATCCCGCTCGCGGCCGGCGGGGCGGTCGGCTCGGCCGGCGGACGGTACGGCTACTTCGGCATCTTCGAGGGAGGCGCCTTCGGGCTCTCCGCGAGCTTCGGCTGGTTCCGCGGCAACGGCCGGAAGCGGCCGGGGGGCGAGCCGCCGCCGCAGGTCGAGATGTTCGCCGCGCTCCGCGAGCTACCCACCGTCGACCTCATGCGGAAGTACGGCCCGCCCGACCGGGACACGGACTGGGAAGAGGTCATGAGCACGCCGCTCGCCGACGAATGGTGGGACGGACTCGGATACCTGAGCGACGCCGACCGGTTCGACACGCCGGCGCTCCACGTGAACTCGTGGTACGACCTCGGCGCCAACGAGACGCTCCAGCAGTGGCGGATGATGCAGGACAACGCGGTGAGCGACCGCGGCGGCGCGCACCAGTACGCCATCCTCTCTCCCACCAGCCACTGCATGTCCGAGCGCGCCACGGAAAACACCGTGGTCGGGGACGTCGACTTCGGCGACGCCCGCCTGCCGTACCGTTCCCTCTATCTCGCCTGGTTCGACCACTGGCTGAAGGGCGTGGACAACGGGGTCACCGACATCCCCCGGGTCCACTACTACGTGATGGGCCGGAACGAATGGGCGTCCGCCGACACCTGGCCGCCCCCCGGGGCCGAGATGACCCGCCTCTATCTCCGCAGCGAGGGCAACGCGAACACGCGGCTCGGCGACGGCGTCCTGTCCACGGAGGCCCCCGGCGAGGAACCCGCGGACCGGTTCGTCTACGACCCCGCGGACCCCGTCCCCTCCCGCGGCGGATCCGTCTGCTGCACCGGGAACCCGGATGACCAGCCCGGCGCGTTCGACCAGTCGGACATCGAGGAACGCGAGGACGTCCTCGTGTACACCGGCGATCCGGTCGGCGACGGCGGCCTCGAGATCGCGGGCCCGCTCGAGGCGCGGCTCTACGTGAGTTCGAGCGCCCCGGACACCGACTTCACCGTGAAGCTCCTCGACGTGCATCCCGACGGACGGGCCATCAACATCGTCGAGGGCATCATGCGGGCGCGCTACCGGGACGGATACGAGGAACCCGCGATGATGGAGGAGGGACAGGTCTATCCCGTCCGGGTGGACCTCCATTCCGTGGCGCACCGGTTCGCGCCCGGCCACCGCGTGCGGATCGAGGTCTCGAGTTCCAACTTCCCCCGCTTCGACCGCAACCTGAACACGGGCGGCAACAACTATGACGAGACGGAATGGGAGGTCGCGGAAAACGTGATCCACCACGCCGGAGACCGGGCATCGCACATCGTCCTGCCCGTCATGGAGAGGGACGGATGA
- a CDS encoding 2Fe-2S iron-sulfur cluster-binding protein → MSRLPPSSTERLDRSRPLDFRWCGRALEGFEGDTVASALWGAGIRTFGRSFEYHRPRGLYDLEGEGSSQLVSIDGVPNQSAGTAPLREGMEVGAQNVRGDPRFDAFGFLDRLDRFMPAGFYYRLFHRPAWAARFFQERMRALAGLGVLRLDAAERADAGERAERYLHADVAVVGGGPAGLSAALEAGRRGLRVCLFERRPWLGGHLDWRVRDGRPLADDVSALVTQVEGTDSIRVVRHAPVTGIWGENLLTGFQHGGAERAAGGATAGGSATMPFDRGPREVHWECRARTIVVATGSIERPLVFEHNDRPGVMQVDTAIRLARTYGVRPGAAAAFSVGDDLGLEAAADLAALGVDIRVVADARREGHDPELVDALSAAGIDFRPGWAATRVRGRGRVRGVEVAARAGSGAGGGGAGDALRVACDLLVASAGRQPDIGVLSCAGARFRHGERTRTFELERLPPDVFAAGGVLRLTDLEALTGSGRIAGLEAAAACGTDVAGALTRERARLADLPGPARGSSIVRGPAAGRRLAPGRKAFLDFDEDGTWKNAAQCAAYAFDVPELAKRFGNFGLGPGQYRVPGQNLAMAMAEIAGRPVGSFAATTVRPPVIPPSLATLAGPNHDIHKRTPLHDDQASRGAVFRRAGPWQRARYFSEDRECLEEIRNVRENVGLLDSSPLGKFRIWGPDALRALQRAYVSDMTRARPGRCAYSAMCNDTGNIIDDGVVVRTGEDEFYFTTSSNRAGTTVEWLRFHTRYDGWDYNLVNLTDALASINVAGPNARRVLEKITGADLSDEAFPYLGCREIEVGDGVAARCLRLGFVGELSYELHVRASCARYVWDLLWEAGAEYGIRPFGLEAQNCLRAEKGHVIIGTESEQRVTLLDIGMGWLWDREDLASGKVGAAALRHCEEQAGRLKLVGLRIDDGDIAHRPEDGALVVDGERIAGFVCTTRHSATLGWQYGLALVEDRLAERGRSLDLYESPGRRTVRSTATVVPPHFYDPKGQRLRIAPEGRPRRSGEASSQPAPAAHRRSPVRFDAAPARTERRAGWNVVLDYETDRASTDALRQACLIDLSHRTRWDAQHRNIRAVQPFGLDVPRTPGDVQVRDGLMINRMNGTQASIWHVGPGAPPAMPDSPHYTDTTDSHCWLALLGDSVQEVLESVTDLDLLNPVRARPFLTQGPVLHVPCQVVTWRDDAVLIAFSRGYAQAFVEALLESGRHAGLRPAGERVFTDWIHALES, encoded by the coding sequence GTGAGCCGGCTGCCGCCCTCTTCGACGGAGCGCCTCGACCGTTCGCGCCCGCTCGATTTCCGCTGGTGCGGGCGCGCGCTGGAGGGGTTCGAGGGAGACACGGTCGCCTCGGCCCTCTGGGGGGCGGGGATCCGCACCTTCGGCCGGAGCTTCGAGTATCACCGGCCACGGGGCCTGTACGACCTGGAGGGGGAAGGGTCGAGCCAGCTCGTCTCGATCGACGGCGTGCCGAACCAGTCGGCGGGGACGGCGCCGCTGCGCGAGGGGATGGAGGTCGGAGCGCAGAACGTGCGCGGCGACCCGCGGTTCGACGCGTTCGGTTTCCTGGACCGGCTCGACCGGTTCATGCCGGCGGGTTTCTACTACCGGCTCTTCCACCGGCCCGCGTGGGCCGCCCGGTTCTTCCAGGAGCGGATGCGGGCGCTGGCCGGCCTGGGCGTGTTGAGGCTGGACGCGGCGGAGCGGGCGGACGCGGGGGAGCGGGCGGAGCGCTATCTGCACGCGGACGTGGCGGTGGTCGGCGGCGGCCCGGCGGGGCTGTCGGCGGCGCTCGAGGCCGGACGGCGCGGCCTGCGGGTGTGCCTGTTCGAGCGGCGGCCGTGGCTCGGTGGGCACCTCGACTGGCGCGTGCGGGACGGTCGCCCGCTGGCCGATGACGTATCGGCACTCGTCACGCAGGTCGAAGGGACGGACTCGATCCGCGTGGTCCGGCACGCGCCGGTCACAGGGATCTGGGGCGAGAACCTGCTCACGGGCTTTCAGCACGGCGGGGCGGAGCGCGCGGCCGGCGGCGCCACCGCGGGCGGCTCCGCGACGATGCCGTTCGACCGGGGACCACGGGAAGTGCATTGGGAGTGTCGCGCGCGGACGATCGTGGTCGCGACGGGATCGATCGAGCGGCCGCTCGTGTTCGAGCACAACGACCGTCCGGGCGTGATGCAGGTCGATACGGCGATTCGGCTCGCGCGGACCTATGGCGTCCGGCCGGGCGCGGCCGCCGCCTTCAGCGTGGGCGACGACCTCGGGCTCGAGGCGGCCGCGGATCTGGCGGCCTTGGGTGTGGACATCCGCGTCGTCGCCGACGCCCGGCGCGAAGGGCACGACCCGGAGCTGGTAGACGCCCTCTCGGCCGCGGGGATCGACTTCCGGCCGGGATGGGCCGCGACCCGGGTGCGTGGGCGAGGCCGGGTGCGGGGCGTAGAGGTGGCGGCGCGGGCGGGGAGCGGCGCCGGGGGTGGCGGGGCGGGCGACGCGCTGCGCGTGGCGTGCGACCTGCTGGTGGCGAGCGCGGGGCGGCAACCGGACATCGGGGTCCTCTCATGCGCCGGCGCGCGGTTCCGCCACGGCGAACGCACCCGGACCTTCGAGCTCGAGCGCCTCCCGCCCGACGTGTTCGCCGCGGGCGGTGTTCTTCGGCTCACCGATCTCGAGGCGCTCACCGGTTCCGGACGGATCGCCGGGCTCGAGGCCGCCGCGGCGTGTGGCACCGACGTCGCGGGGGCGCTGACCCGGGAGCGCGCGCGCCTGGCCGACCTGCCGGGGCCCGCCCGGGGCTCCTCGATCGTCCGCGGACCCGCCGCCGGACGGCGTCTCGCCCCCGGCCGCAAGGCGTTCCTCGATTTCGACGAGGACGGCACGTGGAAGAACGCGGCCCAGTGCGCCGCCTACGCCTTCGACGTGCCCGAACTCGCGAAGCGCTTCGGGAACTTCGGACTCGGCCCCGGGCAGTACCGTGTGCCGGGCCAGAACCTCGCCATGGCGATGGCCGAGATCGCGGGGCGGCCGGTGGGCAGCTTCGCCGCCACCACGGTGCGCCCGCCGGTCATCCCCCCCTCCCTCGCGACGCTCGCCGGCCCGAACCACGACATCCACAAGCGGACCCCGCTCCACGACGACCAGGCGTCGCGGGGCGCCGTGTTCCGACGGGCGGGGCCGTGGCAGCGGGCGCGCTACTTCAGCGAGGATCGGGAGTGCCTGGAAGAGATCCGCAACGTGCGCGAGAACGTCGGCCTCCTCGACAGCTCGCCGCTGGGAAAGTTCCGGATCTGGGGACCCGACGCCCTGCGCGCCCTCCAACGCGCCTACGTCTCCGACATGACGCGGGCCCGGCCCGGCCGCTGCGCGTACTCGGCGATGTGCAACGACACGGGCAACATCATCGACGACGGCGTCGTCGTGCGGACGGGCGAGGACGAGTTCTACTTCACGACGAGTTCGAACCGGGCGGGGACCACGGTCGAGTGGCTCCGTTTCCACACGCGGTACGACGGGTGGGACTACAACCTCGTGAACCTCACCGACGCCCTCGCCTCCATCAACGTGGCCGGGCCGAACGCGCGGCGGGTGCTGGAGAAGATCACGGGCGCGGACCTCTCGGACGAGGCGTTCCCGTACCTCGGCTGCCGCGAGATCGAGGTGGGAGACGGCGTGGCGGCGCGGTGCCTGCGCCTCGGGTTCGTCGGCGAGTTGTCCTATGAACTGCACGTGCGCGCGAGCTGTGCCCGGTACGTGTGGGATCTGTTGTGGGAGGCCGGGGCGGAGTACGGCATCCGGCCGTTCGGGCTGGAAGCGCAGAACTGCCTGCGGGCCGAGAAGGGACACGTGATCATCGGGACGGAGTCCGAGCAGCGCGTCACGCTCCTCGACATCGGCATGGGCTGGCTCTGGGACCGCGAAGACCTGGCCTCCGGCAAGGTGGGCGCCGCGGCGCTGCGCCACTGCGAGGAACAGGCCGGGCGGCTGAAGCTCGTCGGACTCCGGATCGACGACGGCGACATCGCCCACCGGCCCGAGGACGGGGCGCTCGTCGTGGACGGGGAGCGGATCGCCGGCTTCGTCTGCACGACGCGGCACAGCGCGACGCTGGGCTGGCAGTACGGACTCGCGCTCGTCGAGGACCGGTTGGCGGAGCGGGGCCGTTCGCTCGACCTGTACGAGTCGCCGGGCCGGCGGACCGTGCGTTCGACCGCCACCGTGGTGCCTCCCCACTTCTACGATCCGAAGGGGCAGCGCCTGCGGATCGCCCCCGAAGGGCGCCCGCGCCGGTCCGGCGAGGCGTCATCGCAGCCGGCGCCCGCGGCCCATCGCCGGTCTCCGGTCCGCTTCGACGCCGCGCCCGCCCGCACCGAGCGCCGGGCCGGCTGGAACGTGGTGCTCGACTACGAAACCGACCGCGCCTCCACCGACGCCCTGCGCCAGGCCTGCCTCATCGACCTCAGCCACCGCACACGCTGGGACGCCCAGCACCGCAACATCCGGGCCGTGCAGCCATTCGGCCTCGACGTGCCGCGCACGCCGGGAGACGTCCAGGTCCGCGACGGGCTGATGATCAACCGCATGAACGGGACCCAAGCCTCGATCTGGCACGTCGGACCGGGCGCACCCCCGGCCATGCCGGACAGTCCGCATTACACGGACACGACCGACTCGCACTGCTGGCTCGCGCTGCTCGGAGACTCCGTTCAGGAGGTACTGGAGAGCGTCACCGATCTCGACCTCCTCAACCCGGTGCGCGCGCGCCCATTCCTGACCCAGGGGCCCGTCCTCCATGTCCCCTGCCAAGTCGTCACCTGGCGGGACGACGCCGTCCTGATCGCCTTCAGCCGCGGGTACGCACAGGCCTTCGTCGAAGCGCTCCTCGAATCGGGTCGCCACGCCGGGCTGCGCCCAGCCGGCGAGCGGGTGTTCACCGACTGGATTCACGCGCTGGAAAGCTGA